Within Wyeomyia smithii strain HCP4-BCI-WySm-NY-G18 chromosome 2, ASM2978416v1, whole genome shotgun sequence, the genomic segment TGCTGCTGACACTGCATTTGTACCGCACTACCGGAGCGTGACCTTGGTCCACTGTTTGAACATTCGGAGCCAATCGAGATCCGCCGATCATAGCCTGAATCGGTTGAAATGCGCCGCCCGTTGTAATATTCGGAGCTACTCGACAATTTTCTCAGCGGATCGAAACCATTGGAGTACTTTCTGGGAGAAATGTTTGGACTGTCGTACATATTCGATCCAGTGGAAAACTTTCGCTCATAGTTTGACTCAATTGAAATGCGACGCTGGGGCATACCCATATCCGGGGAGTTTGTGAATTTACGATCGTAGTTGGACCCAACCGAGAACTTGCGCTGGTTATAGTCTGAACATTGGGGAATTCGACGGTACATATCCGAGCATTGGGAGACGCGACGTGAGCATGAACAGAAGTCCGAACAGTTTGATGAACGTCTAGATGGCACTTCAGAGCAGTTGGATGTCCTTCGTGATATGCTGTCGACACCTGATGAACACTGTGACATCCGTCGTGACATTTCGCCACAGCTGGAGTATCCTTCAGAACAGCTTGAGTATTTACGAGAAACGTCGCTGCTTCCCATTGAAAATGTGCTCGGGCGGCGGTTGAAATAGTCGTAATTTTCGTTTCCGTATGAATACTTTCTCTGCTGCGGTGAGTGTGGTATGAACATGGGCTGTTGTGGGGgtggctgctgctgttgctgcagcTGCATCTGTTGCTGTTGCTGAGGTTGGAGCGGCATAATTGGTTGCATGCTTGGCTGCTCTTGAGGCGGCATAGGCTGTGGAATCATCGGCTGGTATACATGCTGTATTTCCTGCTTAGGGTAAAAACCAGAGCCTCGTCGCATTTTGAATCGATCGAACGTTTCGCCACCCCGACTACGCTCAATGTCATGACCGGCCACGtatttgtaattttcaacaaatcgGGTTACGTTTGCCTTTTTACcagttttctttttcggtgCGACCAGTTCCAGGACAATGAACTCCTCTATATTTTGAGCACGGCGAGCTGACACCGACTCGGTAAATTCGATTAGTGCGCACTCATTTTGCTGCAACTCGGGGTGTTTGTTGATAAATTGACGAACATCTGCTGGAATAGGTCCTCCAGGACGCAAAACACGAATAAGTGATATTTCACCGCATTTGGAGAATAGCTCGGACACTTTTTCCACTGTATATTTGTCGTATGGTAAACCAGTTGCCACGACTGTTCTGGAGGGTGTTGTTTCATCGTACAATGGTAGTGGTTCTAGGCGACGAATTTTCGTACCCAAATCGTTCAACTCAATCTTGACGCTTTTGCGTTTGATAGCGTAGCCGACAACT encodes:
- the LOC129722962 gene encoding uncharacterized protein LOC129722962; the protein is MSTAPQSESVPQLGTLPAAITATTATQAVAPSQPSSVANSNSSVRIVEKVEMATMTDMFPIEKEESESATQSSKLSVSGDVAKSKTLPQPAAPLQPPVKIQCVLPATITENSEMVIKETVKDMEKLELDDAAHAEEPDTLSPLMTDNYTYLQHQEMVLEEAEINPQHHYHHHHHHHGHDEIHDYDLDDDEEEDDEMYMEEDDHMVPLSVVPPVNMKHSDTKDSISSIDSDVSLSYDRRNSTELQQPTEDAGTGSSDDNAKDSGCEITKKLEENATTEEDAYEIPDDDMCEKIIEQVEFYFSNDNILKDAFLLKHVRRNKEGFVSLKLVSSFKRVRQLTKDWRVVGYAIKRKSVKIELNDLGTKIRRLEPLPLYDETTPSRTVVATGLPYDKYTVEKVSELFSKCGEISLIRVLRPGGPIPADVRQFINKHPELQQNECALIEFTESVSARRAQNIEEFIVLELVAPKKKTGKKANVTRFVENYKYVAGHDIERSRGGETFDRFKMRRGSGFYPKQEIQHVYQPMIPQPMPPQEQPSMQPIMPLQPQQQQQMQLQQQQQPPPQQPMFIPHSPQQRKYSYGNENYDYFNRRPSTFSMGSSDVSRKYSSCSEGYSSCGEMSRRMSQCSSGVDSISRRTSNCSEVPSRRSSNCSDFCSCSRRVSQCSDMYRRIPQCSDYNQRKFSVGSNYDRKFTNSPDMGMPQRRISIESNYERKFSTGSNMYDSPNISPRKYSNGFDPLRKLSSSSEYYNGRRISTDSGYDRRISIGSECSNSGPRSRSGSAVQMQCQQHGQAETVVRTPIGPDGSKGFGSRTRRVGQIVPPA